The following are encoded in a window of Catellicoccus marimammalium M35/04/3 genomic DNA:
- the dltC gene encoding D-alanine--poly(phosphoribitol) ligase subunit DltC, producing the protein MNEQILDLLAEATGTDEVKEDLDMNLFDEGLMDSLGMVQFLVDVDGTLGIEVPISEVQREDWDTPNKIIARLNEYKG; encoded by the coding sequence ATGAACGAACAAATTTTAGACTTATTAGCAGAAGCAACAGGAACAGATGAAGTAAAAGAAGATTTAGATATGAACTTATTTGATGAAGGATTAATGGATTCATTAGGTATGGTTCAATTTTTAGTAGATGTAGATGGAACTTTAGGAATTGAGGTTCCTATTTCTGAAGTACAACGCGAAGATTGGGATACACCAAATAAAATCATCGCTCGCCTAAACGAATATAAAGGATAG
- the mreD gene encoding rod shape-determining protein MreD: MNPKPSYTKFKWFFPILGILFVLLDGRLTMLFSFFSNSRNICSVQFLLLLIIVAYFCFGAHFYLYTWTIVFGVLYDLYYYGNVGIFAFCLPMMVFLLNHMIHYVRPSLSAYMMIFLLCTIWVLYGSYFMQCIFQIVQIDFVGYMVLYAAPTLLFSALVYYIALLYGRRFFLHRPLVA; encoded by the coding sequence ATGAATCCTAAGCCAAGTTATACAAAATTTAAATGGTTTTTCCCTATTTTAGGAATTTTATTTGTCCTATTAGATGGTCGTCTGACGATGCTCTTTTCATTTTTTTCTAATTCACGAAATATTTGTAGCGTTCAATTTTTATTACTATTAATTATTGTGGCTTATTTTTGTTTTGGAGCCCATTTTTACTTGTATACTTGGACGATTGTTTTTGGTGTCTTATATGACTTGTACTATTATGGAAATGTAGGGATTTTTGCCTTTTGTTTACCAATGATGGTCTTTTTATTAAATCATATGATTCATTACGTACGCCCAAGTCTTTCAGCGTATATGATGATTTTTCTACTATGTACGATTTGGGTATTATATGGTAGTTACTTTATGCAATGTATCTTCCAAATTGTCCAAATTGACTTTGTAGGATATATGGTTTTATATGCAGCACCGACGTTATTATTTAGTGCTTTAGTTTATTATATTGCCTTACTTTATGGCCGACGTTTCTTTTTACATCGTCCTTTAGTTGCATAA
- a CDS encoding diacylglycerol/lipid kinase family protein, producing the protein MWLYLLINEQAGNGNGKRVAREVTQYLDEQDISYEAIYTAYPFHERMLIHELLEEKKLVSWPQEEEGKPFPLLIVIGGEGTLHEIINTIQDPTIPIAYIPVIKNEFTKNCGITTSPKKRIQQILATKEPMAMHTLYYQEQVSQASGICFSHLGIGLSAEIEKNVQERKRNQLFKIHPFYFMPKFYTVMKNISFHNGFPICLEYQGRKWNFPHTLFCSVTNRKHFFSIEEENLEENTKVESEFMIIEKRSWLHLIRIAFSLWRHRPQNSPLIFTGEGKQLRIISTVPQYLHFDGQIWNPQPIDLRLMPSYQYFWETKNSKEN; encoded by the coding sequence ATGTGGCTTTACTTATTAATTAATGAACAAGCAGGAAACGGAAATGGAAAACGTGTGGCACGTGAAGTAACTCAATATCTAGATGAACAAGATATTTCTTATGAGGCAATTTATACCGCTTATCCTTTTCATGAACGAATGTTAATTCATGAATTATTAGAAGAAAAAAAATTAGTCTCTTGGCCACAAGAAGAAGAAGGTAAACCTTTTCCTCTTTTGATTGTGATTGGTGGAGAAGGTACTTTACATGAAATTATTAATACGATTCAAGACCCGACAATTCCGATTGCTTATATTCCTGTAATTAAAAATGAATTTACAAAAAATTGTGGAATTACTACATCTCCCAAAAAACGAATTCAACAGATTTTAGCAACAAAAGAGCCAATGGCGATGCATACCTTATATTATCAAGAACAAGTTTCGCAAGCTTCTGGCATTTGCTTTTCTCATTTAGGAATTGGACTTTCAGCGGAAATTGAAAAAAATGTGCAAGAACGAAAAAGAAATCAATTATTTAAAATTCATCCTTTTTATTTTATGCCTAAATTTTATACCGTGATGAAAAATATCTCTTTTCATAATGGATTTCCTATTTGTTTAGAATATCAAGGAAGAAAATGGAATTTCCCTCATACTCTTTTTTGTTCTGTCACGAATCGAAAACATTTCTTTTCTATTGAAGAAGAAAACTTAGAAGAAAATACAAAAGTAGAATCAGAATTTATGATCATTGAAAAACGCTCTTGGTTACATCTAATTCGTATTGCTTTTTCTTTATGGCGTCATCGCCCACAAAATTCTCCTTTAATTTTTACAGGAGAAGGAAAACAGTTACGAATCATTTCGACAGTACCACAATATCTTCATTTTGATGGACAAATTTGGAATCCACAACCGATTGATCTGCGTTTAATGCCAAGCTATCAATACTTTTGGGAAACAAAAAACTCCAAAGAAAACTAA
- the dltB gene encoding D-alanyl-lipoteichoic acid biosynthesis protein DltB produces MSLGMIPYENPTYVLILALALIPTMLSIYYKQDRMNWYQILVSVIFLAISFSGGKIQQGVALICYVIFETILIGAYFSYRQKKNNSWVFYGAVFLAILPLIFDKIVPFVDHHPSIFSFLGISYLTFRSVQMIMEMRDGAIKEYHPWRFVQFLVFFPTISSGPIDRYRRFEKDYLNPPTREEYSNLIEKGVYNLFIGCLYKFILAYFLGSLALPFIGEAAHDNAGLVRIVCLVGYAYVYTLDLFFDFAGYSRFAVGMSYLMGYDVPINFNKPFLSWNIKEFWNRWHMSLSFWFRDFIYMRLMFTLLKKKVFKSRIVASNVGYFALFLIMGLWHGLTWYYIAYGLYMACAICINDAWLRFKRKHRKQLPSNKFTHCFSVFLTFNVVAAGLLIFSGFLNTFLHW; encoded by the coding sequence ATGAGTTTAGGGATGATTCCTTACGAAAATCCAACTTATGTTTTAATTTTAGCCTTAGCCTTGATTCCAACGATGCTTTCTATTTACTACAAACAAGATCGCATGAATTGGTATCAAATTTTAGTTTCAGTCATCTTTTTAGCTATTAGCTTTTCTGGTGGAAAAATCCAACAAGGAGTTGCGTTAATCTGCTATGTGATTTTTGAAACTATTTTAATTGGGGCATACTTCTCGTATCGCCAAAAGAAAAACAATAGTTGGGTCTTTTATGGAGCGGTGTTCTTGGCCATTCTACCATTAATTTTTGATAAGATTGTGCCATTTGTTGATCATCATCCATCCATCTTTAGTTTTTTAGGAATTTCATATTTGACATTCCGTTCAGTCCAAATGATTATGGAAATGCGCGATGGAGCGATTAAAGAATATCATCCTTGGCGTTTTGTTCAATTCTTAGTCTTCTTCCCAACGATTTCTTCTGGTCCGATTGACCGCTATCGTCGTTTTGAAAAAGACTATTTGAATCCACCAACTCGTGAAGAATATTCTAATTTAATTGAAAAAGGGGTTTACAACTTATTTATTGGTTGTTTATACAAATTTATTTTAGCATACTTCTTAGGTTCTTTAGCCTTACCATTTATTGGTGAAGCTGCTCATGACAATGCTGGTTTAGTTCGTATTGTTTGCTTAGTTGGTTATGCTTATGTTTATACCTTGGACTTATTCTTTGACTTTGCAGGATATAGCCGTTTTGCGGTCGGAATGAGCTACTTAATGGGGTATGATGTACCAATCAACTTCAACAAACCATTCTTAAGTTGGAACATTAAAGAATTCTGGAATCGTTGGCACATGTCATTATCTTTCTGGTTCCGTGACTTTATCTATATGCGTTTAATGTTTACCTTATTGAAGAAAAAAGTATTTAAGAGTCGTATCGTCGCTTCGAATGTTGGCTACTTTGCTTTATTCTTAATCATGGGATTATGGCATGGTTTAACATGGTACTATATTGCTTATGGACTTTACATGGCTTGTGCGATTTGTATTAACGATGCATGGCTACGATTCAAGAGAAAACATCGTAAACAATTACCAAGCAATAAGTTTACGCATTGCTTCTCTGTTTTCCTAACCTTTAATGTGGTAGCCGCTGGATTATTAATCTTCTCTGGCTTTTTAAACACATTTTTACATTGGTAA
- a CDS encoding amino acid ABC transporter ATP-binding protein, protein MEVKIQAKEIHKKYKKNHVLKGIDLTIHQGEVVVLIGPSGSGKSTFLRCLNYLEEPTSGTVSIDGEQLAEDKKLNNLRKKVGMVFQHFHLFEHMTVGENIAFAPRLLRVLKTKEDINTRVEDLLAQVGLSEKKEAMPHQLSGGQKQRVAIARSLAMNPEVILFDEPTSALDPEMVGDVLDVMKQLAKEGMTMVIVTHEMGFARQVADRVVFMAEGVIVEEGTPSEIFDTPKEERTKQFLAKVLK, encoded by the coding sequence ATGGAAGTAAAAATTCAAGCAAAAGAAATTCATAAAAAATATAAAAAAAATCACGTGTTAAAAGGGATTGATTTAACCATCCATCAAGGAGAAGTCGTTGTACTGATTGGACCTTCAGGATCTGGAAAAAGTACTTTTTTACGTTGCTTAAATTATTTAGAAGAGCCAACTTCAGGCACAGTGAGCATTGATGGAGAACAATTAGCAGAGGATAAGAAATTAAATAATTTGCGCAAAAAAGTAGGGATGGTTTTTCAACATTTCCATTTATTTGAGCATATGACGGTAGGAGAAAATATTGCTTTTGCTCCTCGATTGTTACGTGTTTTAAAGACAAAAGAAGACATCAATACAAGAGTGGAAGACTTACTCGCTCAAGTAGGACTATCTGAGAAAAAAGAAGCGATGCCACATCAGCTATCTGGAGGACAAAAACAACGTGTGGCCATTGCTCGCTCTCTAGCGATGAATCCAGAAGTTATCTTATTTGATGAACCAACAAGTGCATTAGACCCAGAAATGGTTGGTGATGTTTTAGATGTGATGAAGCAGTTAGCCAAAGAGGGAATGACAATGGTAATTGTGACTCATGAAATGGGCTTTGCACGTCAAGTAGCCGATCGAGTGGTCTTTATGGCAGAAGGAGTGATTGTAGAAGAAGGAACTCCAAGTGAAATTTTTGATACGCCAAAAGAGGAACGAACCAAACAATTTTTAGCGAAAGTATTAAAATAA
- the def gene encoding peptide deformylase, whose product MLTMKDIIREGHPTLRKVAKEVDTPLSEEDKALGQEMMEFLKNSQDPEMAEKYELRSGVGLAAPQINEQKRIIAVLIPAIDENGEEFILFEDVMYNPRIISHSVQKAALADGEGCLSIDRPIEGLVPRHERITVEWTDAEGNKKQQRFRDYEAIVIQHEIDHLNGKLFFDRIDPLQPYAARDFKLL is encoded by the coding sequence ATGTTAACAATGAAAGATATCATTCGTGAAGGACATCCTACACTACGTAAAGTAGCCAAAGAAGTCGACACTCCTTTATCAGAAGAAGATAAAGCACTAGGTCAAGAAATGATGGAATTTTTAAAAAATAGCCAAGATCCAGAAATGGCCGAAAAATATGAATTACGTAGCGGTGTTGGACTAGCTGCTCCTCAAATCAATGAACAAAAACGCATTATCGCCGTTTTAATCCCTGCGATTGATGAAAATGGAGAAGAATTCATCTTATTTGAAGATGTCATGTACAATCCTCGTATTATTAGTCATTCCGTACAAAAAGCAGCACTAGCGGATGGAGAAGGTTGTTTATCGATTGACCGTCCAATTGAAGGATTAGTTCCTCGTCACGAACGTATTACTGTAGAATGGACAGACGCTGAAGGAAATAAAAAACAACAACGCTTCCGTGATTACGAAGCAATTGTTATTCAACATGAAATCGATCACTTAAACGGTAAATTATTCTTTGACCGTATCGACCCATTACAACCTTACGCTGCCCGTGATTTCAAACTTTTATAA
- the rpsO gene encoding 30S ribosomal protein S15 has translation MAISKERKNEIMKEYARHEGDTGSPEVQIAVLTEEINHLNEHARAHKKDHHSYRGLMKKVGHRRNLLAYLRKTDVQRYRELIKRLGLRR, from the coding sequence ATGGCAATTTCAAAAGAACGTAAAAACGAAATTATGAAAGAATACGCACGTCATGAAGGAGATACTGGTTCTCCAGAAGTGCAAATCGCAGTATTAACAGAAGAAATCAATCATTTAAATGAGCACGCACGTGCACATAAAAAAGACCACCATTCATACCGTGGTTTAATGAAAAAAGTTGGACATCGTCGTAACTTATTAGCTTACTTACGTAAAACAGATGTACAACGTTACCGTGAATTAATCAAACGTTTAGGACTACGTCGCTAA
- the pnp gene encoding polyribonucleotide nucleotidyltransferase translates to MEKQVFETTFAGRSLIVEAGQLAQQANGAVLVRFGDTVVLSAAVGTKEAIDGDFFPLTVNYEEKMYAAGKIPGGFIKREGRPSEHATLTARLIDRPIRPMFEEGYRNEVQITNVVLSVDPDNTPEMTAMLGSSLALCISDIPFGGPIAGVNVGRVDGKLIINPTVEEWEQSDIHLSVAGTKEAINMVESDACEVSEEEMLEALLFGHEAIKTLCDFQLEIQKAIGKEKMEVTLASVDPELEAEIMDRYKEEMLAAIQTKDKQERGEKVDALRQRVNEVYEANTVEMTSKESEAYMKEVNQIVDAIEKVEVRRLITEEKVRPDGRKIDEIRPLAAEVDLLPRAHGSGLFTRGQTQALSVTTLAPLSEAQVIDGLGAEESKRFIHHYNFPQFSVGSTGRAGSPGRREIGHGALGERALKHVIPSEKDFPYAIRTVAEVLESNGSSSQASICAGTLSLMAAGVPIKAPVAGIAMGLIMDETTGNYTVLTDIQGLEDHLGDMDFKVAGTAEGITALQMDIKIKGITKEILEEALAQAKLARFQILDVLHQAIKEPRKHLSQYAPKIKTFMIKPEKIKEVIGKGGDTINSIIEATGVKIDIEQDGQVSVFSEDEAMIDRACAMIDDIVREAEVGQVYDAKVVRIEKYGAFVNLFGDKDALLHISQISKERINNVEDVLKLGDTIKVKVTEIDDKGRINVSHKVLENE, encoded by the coding sequence ATGGAAAAACAAGTATTTGAAACAACTTTTGCTGGCCGCTCATTAATCGTGGAAGCAGGACAGCTAGCACAACAAGCGAATGGAGCAGTTCTTGTTCGCTTTGGCGATACTGTGGTACTTTCTGCTGCAGTAGGAACAAAAGAAGCCATTGATGGTGATTTCTTCCCACTAACTGTCAATTATGAAGAGAAAATGTATGCGGCAGGAAAAATCCCTGGTGGTTTTATTAAACGTGAAGGACGTCCAAGTGAACATGCAACCTTAACCGCTCGTTTAATTGACCGTCCAATTCGTCCAATGTTTGAAGAAGGATATCGAAATGAAGTTCAAATCACGAATGTCGTCTTAAGTGTTGATCCAGATAACACACCAGAAATGACAGCGATGTTAGGTTCTTCTTTAGCGTTATGTATTTCTGATATTCCATTTGGCGGACCAATTGCTGGAGTGAATGTAGGTCGTGTGGATGGAAAATTAATAATCAATCCAACGGTTGAAGAATGGGAACAAAGTGATATTCACTTAAGCGTAGCTGGAACTAAAGAAGCAATCAACATGGTAGAAAGTGATGCTTGTGAAGTTTCAGAAGAAGAAATGTTAGAAGCCTTATTATTTGGTCATGAAGCAATTAAAACTTTATGTGACTTCCAATTAGAAATTCAAAAAGCAATTGGAAAAGAAAAAATGGAAGTAACTTTAGCTTCTGTTGACCCAGAACTAGAAGCAGAAATTATGGACCGTTACAAAGAAGAAATGTTGGCAGCGATTCAAACCAAAGATAAACAAGAACGCGGCGAAAAAGTCGATGCTTTACGTCAACGTGTTAATGAAGTTTATGAAGCAAACACAGTTGAAATGACAAGTAAAGAATCCGAAGCGTATATGAAAGAAGTCAATCAAATCGTCGATGCGATTGAAAAAGTAGAAGTACGTCGTTTAATTACAGAAGAAAAAGTTCGTCCCGATGGCCGTAAAATTGATGAAATCCGTCCTTTAGCAGCAGAAGTAGATTTATTACCACGTGCTCATGGATCTGGTTTATTCACGCGTGGACAAACACAAGCCTTATCTGTCACAACTTTAGCACCATTATCAGAAGCACAAGTGATTGATGGATTAGGAGCAGAAGAAAGCAAACGCTTTATCCATCATTACAATTTCCCACAATTCTCTGTCGGTTCTACCGGTCGTGCAGGTAGCCCAGGACGTCGTGAAATTGGACATGGTGCTCTAGGAGAACGTGCTTTAAAACATGTGATTCCAAGTGAAAAAGATTTCCCTTATGCGATTCGTACAGTCGCTGAAGTACTAGAATCTAACGGTTCTAGTTCACAAGCAAGTATCTGTGCTGGAACCTTATCTTTAATGGCTGCAGGGGTACCAATCAAAGCACCAGTAGCAGGAATTGCGATGGGCTTAATTATGGATGAAACTACTGGAAATTACACAGTGTTAACTGATATCCAAGGATTAGAAGACCACTTAGGAGATATGGACTTTAAAGTGGCAGGAACCGCTGAAGGAATTACAGCCTTACAGATGGACATTAAGATTAAAGGAATTACGAAAGAAATTTTAGAAGAAGCATTAGCCCAAGCAAAATTAGCTCGTTTCCAAATCTTAGATGTTTTACATCAAGCGATTAAAGAACCAAGAAAACACTTAAGTCAATATGCACCAAAAATTAAGACTTTCATGATTAAACCAGAAAAAATCAAAGAAGTTATCGGTAAAGGTGGCGACACCATCAATTCTATTATTGAAGCTACCGGCGTGAAAATTGATATTGAACAAGATGGACAAGTTAGCGTCTTTTCTGAAGATGAGGCAATGATTGATCGTGCTTGTGCAATGATTGATGACATTGTCCGTGAAGCAGAAGTAGGACAAGTCTATGATGCCAAAGTGGTTCGTATTGAAAAATATGGCGCATTTGTGAATTTATTTGGCGATAAAGATGCATTATTACATATTTCTCAAATTTCTAAAGAACGCATTAACAATGTAGAAGATGTTTTAAAACTAGGAGATACGATTAAAGTAAAAGTAACAGAAATTGATGATAAAGGTCGTATCAATGTTTCTCACAAAGTCTTAGAAAATGAATAA
- the mreC gene encoding rod shape-determining protein MreC gives MKNAKISKKIIITIIIALLVIALVIFSTIGLRSGKSSKYQSMVDDGMAMVDRVISAPLRGIHAMVDSVHTVFTTMEENEQLKKRIDNYTNLEAQNEAYRDENKALRAQLEMNETLTNYDTVTASVINRSPDNWQNILIVDCGTKQGVKEGMAVMGSKGLIGRVIQANRTTSKVQLLISSDNKSSHYPVMIQNKGTEVYGLLDSYSSKDNAYIVKQLTSDSHVKEGDRVITSGLGGRSPKGLFVGTVQKVKKDRYGLNKEVYVRPAGSMYDISVVTVIKRLATESESENES, from the coding sequence GTGAAAAACGCCAAAATTAGTAAAAAAATCATTATTACGATTATTATTGCTTTGTTAGTGATTGCGTTAGTGATTTTCTCAACGATTGGCTTACGTTCTGGTAAATCAAGTAAATATCAATCAATGGTCGATGATGGAATGGCAATGGTTGACCGAGTGATTTCAGCACCGCTACGTGGAATTCATGCGATGGTAGATTCTGTGCATACCGTTTTTACTACGATGGAAGAAAATGAACAACTGAAAAAACGAATTGATAATTATACCAATTTAGAAGCACAAAATGAAGCTTATCGAGATGAAAACAAAGCGTTGCGTGCACAATTAGAAATGAATGAAACCTTAACCAATTATGATACTGTGACGGCAAGTGTTATTAATCGCTCTCCAGATAATTGGCAAAATATTTTAATCGTGGATTGTGGAACGAAGCAGGGAGTCAAAGAAGGAATGGCTGTTATGGGATCAAAAGGTTTAATTGGTCGTGTCATTCAAGCCAATCGTACAACAAGTAAAGTGCAATTATTGATTTCTTCTGATAATAAGAGCAGTCATTATCCAGTAATGATTCAAAATAAAGGAACAGAAGTTTACGGATTACTAGATTCTTATTCTTCAAAAGATAATGCTTATATTGTCAAACAGTTGACGAGCGATAGTCATGTCAAAGAAGGAGATCGTGTCATTACTTCTGGGTTAGGAGGACGTTCACCAAAAGGATTATTTGTCGGTACCGTCCAAAAAGTGAAAAAGGACCGTTATGGACTAAATAAAGAAGTGTATGTCCGTCCTGCAGGATCAATGTACGATATCAGTGTAGTTACGGTGATTAAACGTTTAGCAACAGAAAGTGAGTCAGAAAATGAATCCTAA
- the dltD gene encoding D-alanyl-lipoteichoic acid biosynthesis protein DltD: MKKKFFMVFGPIVAACLLCVGCFMLPQKNSPYTLEKASQSLNMNVISGEYIKNEAVAEKKYVPFFGSSELNRFDPFHPSVLAAKYHRPYTPFLLGAAGTQSLKQFMIIQSMGKDLRQKKAVFIISPQWFVPKGVKQQYFDHWYSGVQLYNWLNNIRKKESFSKEDRVFAKRLQHFTIIRDNPRIMKYLQQICMDVPFSNAQRRTIQRNYKFLLREDRLFGEAGITDKNLQRIRKYEKQLPATYNYADLDRLAFSIGKKNTNGNQLQIANNFYNKRLRHIIKSFKGKDKNISYVTSPEYADFELVLNQFAKEKTDVLFIIPPINPLWAKYTDLSKPMIDQFSKKIMHQLKSQGFNNVVNLLNVDTDYFMTDTIHIGWRGWLYCDRYIRPFLESTYQEPNYKINSYYYSKAWQNKKEVR; encoded by the coding sequence ATGAAGAAGAAATTTTTCATGGTATTTGGTCCAATTGTTGCCGCTTGTTTACTTTGTGTTGGCTGTTTTATGTTACCGCAAAAAAATAGTCCATATACGTTAGAAAAAGCAAGTCAATCTTTGAATATGAACGTGATTTCAGGAGAATATATTAAAAATGAAGCCGTTGCCGAAAAGAAATATGTGCCTTTCTTTGGTTCTTCTGAATTAAATCGTTTTGACCCGTTCCATCCTAGTGTATTAGCAGCGAAATATCATCGTCCATATACACCTTTCTTATTAGGAGCAGCAGGAACACAATCATTGAAGCAATTTATGATTATTCAATCAATGGGGAAAGATTTACGACAGAAAAAAGCCGTTTTCATTATTTCTCCACAATGGTTTGTACCAAAAGGGGTAAAACAACAATATTTTGATCATTGGTATTCAGGAGTTCAATTATACAATTGGTTGAATAACATTAGAAAAAAAGAGAGTTTTTCTAAAGAAGATCGTGTCTTTGCGAAACGCTTACAACATTTTACGATTATTCGTGATAATCCAAGAATCATGAAATACTTGCAACAAATTTGTATGGATGTTCCATTTTCTAATGCTCAACGTAGAACAATTCAAAGAAATTATAAATTCTTATTACGTGAAGATCGGTTATTTGGTGAAGCAGGAATTACCGATAAAAATTTACAACGCATAAGAAAATATGAAAAACAATTGCCAGCTACCTATAATTATGCTGACTTAGATCGTTTAGCTTTCTCTATTGGTAAAAAGAATACGAATGGTAACCAACTGCAAATTGCCAATAATTTTTATAATAAACGTCTACGTCATATTATTAAAAGCTTTAAAGGAAAAGATAAGAACATCTCTTATGTTACTTCACCAGAATACGCTGATTTTGAGTTAGTATTAAATCAGTTTGCCAAAGAAAAAACAGATGTTCTATTTATTATTCCACCAATCAACCCATTATGGGCAAAATATACTGACTTATCTAAACCAATGATTGATCAATTTTCGAAAAAAATTATGCATCAATTAAAGAGTCAAGGCTTTAATAATGTCGTGAATTTACTGAATGTAGATACGGATTACTTTATGACAGATACAATTCACATTGGATGGCGCGGTTGGTTATATTGTGACCGTTATATCCGTCCATTCTTAGAATCAACGTATCAAGAACCAAATTATAAGATTAATTCTTACTACTACAGCAAAGCATGGCAAAATAAAAAGGAAGTTCGTTAA
- a CDS encoding ABC transporter substrate-binding protein/permease — protein sequence MKKRITILLLMLLGLFFSWSVNAAEKEYKIGMDVTYAPFEFTNDKGKLEGIDVDILKAIAKEEHLKLQLDTIGFNGAVQAAEAGQINGIMAGMMITEERKQHFNFSNPYFKSGVVMISKPGSRYTSLASTRGQKIAIKTGTAAAAYAQELQKKYQWKLVTFDETNNVFNDVLTGNAVACFEEEPIARYSIKTGVKLQVQTKAAKTGYYGFAVKKGTNGELLAAFNRGLAKIKKNGEYDRILSHYLSNEVAEKNKSTEKPFFTLFKENAPLLMKGLKLTLLLSVLGILGATVVGILIGLLGVMPNKLCHGLSEIFIYTFRGLPVIVLALFIYSGFPLILGFKIPAMIAGVITLSLNEGAYIAAFVKGGIQAVDKGQMEAARSLGLSYGQALMKIVLPQGLKLMIPSFVNQFIMTLKDTSILSVIGLLELTQMGKMIIARNMEGFRIWMMVAIIYVVIITLLTLLSQWLQKKVK from the coding sequence ATGAAAAAACGAATAACAATATTATTATTGATGCTTCTAGGTTTATTTTTCTCTTGGTCTGTAAACGCGGCAGAAAAGGAGTACAAAATTGGGATGGATGTTACTTATGCCCCCTTTGAATTTACCAATGATAAAGGAAAACTAGAAGGAATCGATGTTGATATTTTAAAAGCGATTGCCAAAGAAGAACATTTAAAATTACAGCTCGATACAATTGGTTTTAATGGTGCTGTTCAAGCAGCAGAAGCAGGACAAATCAACGGAATTATGGCTGGAATGATGATTACAGAAGAAAGAAAGCAACACTTTAATTTTTCTAATCCTTACTTCAAGTCAGGAGTAGTAATGATATCCAAACCAGGGAGTCGTTATACCTCACTTGCTTCTACTCGTGGACAAAAAATAGCGATTAAAACAGGAACAGCTGCGGCAGCGTATGCTCAAGAACTACAAAAAAAATATCAATGGAAGTTAGTAACTTTTGATGAGACAAACAATGTCTTTAACGATGTGTTAACAGGAAATGCAGTAGCTTGTTTTGAAGAAGAACCCATCGCTCGCTATTCTATTAAAACAGGAGTGAAACTTCAAGTACAAACCAAAGCTGCCAAAACAGGATATTATGGCTTTGCAGTAAAAAAAGGAACAAATGGAGAATTGTTAGCTGCGTTTAACCGCGGACTAGCTAAAATTAAGAAAAATGGGGAATATGATCGAATCTTAAGTCATTATTTATCCAATGAGGTTGCAGAAAAAAATAAGAGTACAGAAAAACCATTCTTTACTCTTTTTAAAGAGAATGCTCCTCTTTTAATGAAAGGATTAAAATTAACCTTATTACTTAGTGTTTTAGGGATTTTAGGAGCGACGGTTGTTGGAATTTTGATTGGTTTATTAGGAGTAATGCCAAATAAACTTTGTCATGGATTATCCGAAATTTTTATTTATACCTTCCGTGGGTTACCCGTAATTGTTTTAGCATTATTTATCTATAGTGGTTTTCCTCTAATATTAGGATTTAAGATTCCGGCAATGATTGCTGGAGTCATTACCCTTTCTTTAAATGAAGGAGCCTACATCGCTGCTTTTGTAAAAGGAGGAATTCAAGCAGTAGATAAAGGTCAAATGGAAGCAGCGCGTAGTTTAGGATTGTCTTATGGTCAAGCCTTGATGAAAATTGTCTTACCACAAGGGTTAAAATTAATGATTCCTTCTTTTGTCAACCAATTTATTATGACGTTAAAAGATACTTCTATTTTATCAGTAATTGGTTTATTGGAATTAACACAAATGGGGAAAATGATTATTGCTCGTAATATGGAAGGATTTAGAATTTGGATGATGGTCGCGATTATTTATGTGGTGATTATTACCTTATTAACATTACTCAGTCAATGGCTACAAAAGAAGGTGAAATAA